One Comamonas endophytica DNA window includes the following coding sequences:
- a CDS encoding putative DNA modification/repair radical SAM protein translates to MELQTKLAVLADAAKYDASCSSSGSAKRNAVGGGIGSTEGSGICHSYTPDGRCISLLKILLTNFCIYDCKYCINRVSSNIPRARFSVAEVVDLTLDFYRRNCIEGLFLSSGIIRSSNYTMEQLVGVARTLRLTHGFKGYIHLKTIPDADPELLAEAGLYADRLSINIELPTVQGLAQLAPEKSSATIHQAMGQLHDHIATSKAERKEASKTSVVSMPRSCRTRPTAPKAFAPGGQSTQMIVGADGADDGDIIVTSSRLYTGYRLRRVYYSAFSPIPDATAELPLIAPPLVREHRLYQADWLMRFYGFEAHEIVPAGAQGKRMLSLEHDPKLAWALAHRERFPVDLNTAPREMLLRVPGLGVGSVDKLLAVRRFRQLRSADIERLRVPMSKVLPFVECLGWSPGRRLDDPLLAAKLVQPMAPPVQASLF, encoded by the coding sequence GTGGAATTGCAAACCAAACTCGCCGTTCTGGCCGATGCCGCCAAATACGACGCCTCCTGCTCCTCGAGCGGCAGCGCCAAGCGCAATGCCGTGGGCGGCGGCATCGGCTCGACCGAGGGCAGCGGCATCTGCCACAGCTACACGCCGGACGGGCGCTGCATCTCGCTGCTGAAGATCCTGCTGACCAATTTCTGCATCTACGACTGCAAGTACTGCATCAACCGCGTCAGCTCGAACATCCCGCGCGCGCGCTTCTCGGTGGCGGAGGTCGTCGACCTCACGCTCGACTTCTACCGGCGCAACTGCATCGAGGGCCTGTTCCTGTCGAGCGGCATCATCCGCAGCAGCAACTACACGATGGAGCAGCTCGTCGGCGTGGCGCGCACGCTGCGCCTTACGCACGGCTTCAAGGGCTACATCCATCTCAAGACCATTCCCGATGCCGACCCTGAGCTTTTGGCCGAAGCTGGCCTCTATGCCGACCGACTTAGCATCAATATCGAGCTGCCCACGGTGCAGGGCCTGGCGCAGCTCGCGCCCGAGAAAAGCAGCGCCACCATCCACCAGGCGATGGGCCAGCTGCACGATCACATCGCGACCTCCAAGGCCGAGCGCAAGGAGGCGAGCAAGACTTCCGTCGTCTCCATGCCGCGCTCGTGCCGCACCCGGCCCACGGCGCCCAAGGCCTTTGCGCCTGGCGGCCAGAGCACGCAGATGATCGTCGGCGCCGATGGCGCGGACGATGGCGACATCATCGTCACCAGCTCCAGGCTCTACACCGGCTATCGGCTGCGCCGCGTCTACTACTCGGCTTTCAGCCCCATTCCCGATGCCACGGCCGAGCTGCCGCTGATCGCCCCGCCACTCGTGCGCGAGCACCGGCTCTACCAGGCCGACTGGCTGATGCGCTTCTACGGCTTCGAGGCGCACGAGATCGTGCCCGCGGGCGCGCAGGGCAAGCGCATGCTGTCGCTGGAGCACGACCCGAAGCTGGCCTGGGCGCTGGCGCACCGCGAGCGTTTCCCCGTCGACCTGAACACCGCGCCGCGCGAGATGCTGCTGCGCGTGCCGGGCCTGGGCGTGGGCAGCGTCGACAAGCTGCTGGCGGTGCGCCGCTTTCGCCAGCTGCGCAGCGCCGACATCGAGCGACTGCGCGTGCCCATGTCGAAGGTGCTGCCCTTCGTCGAATGCCTGGGCTGGAGCCCGGGCCGGCGGCTTGACGATCCGCTGCTGGCGGCCAAGCTGGTCCAGCCGATGGCGCCGCCGGTGCAGGCCAGCCTGTTCTAG
- a CDS encoding SDR family oxidoreductase: protein MASRKVAVITGAGSGIGKAAALALLGGGFDVVLAGRRAQLLEQVKEEAEALHGAGGRVLCVPTDVADPEAVAALFARAVEQFGRVDVLFNNAGRGNPPGSFIDWTAQQWREVVDVNLNGMFYCLQQAFKVMQSQSPQGGRIINNGSISAHAPRPNSIAYTATKHAVMGLTKTAALDGRQYDIAVGQIDIGNALTELAERMTQGVPQANGEIAVEPTMDVGVVGQSVLYMANLPLEANVLFHTVMATKMPFVGRG from the coding sequence ATGGCATCCAGGAAAGTAGCGGTCATCACGGGCGCCGGCTCGGGCATCGGCAAGGCCGCGGCGCTGGCGCTGCTGGGCGGCGGCTTCGACGTGGTCCTGGCGGGGCGCCGGGCGCAGCTGCTGGAGCAGGTGAAGGAGGAAGCCGAAGCGCTGCATGGTGCCGGTGGCCGCGTGCTGTGCGTGCCCACCGATGTGGCCGACCCTGAAGCCGTTGCCGCGTTGTTTGCCCGCGCCGTCGAGCAGTTCGGCCGCGTCGATGTGCTGTTCAACAACGCCGGCCGCGGCAACCCGCCCGGCTCCTTCATCGACTGGACTGCGCAGCAGTGGCGCGAGGTGGTCGATGTCAACCTCAACGGCATGTTCTATTGCCTGCAGCAGGCCTTCAAGGTGATGCAGAGCCAAAGCCCGCAGGGCGGGCGCATCATCAACAACGGCTCGATCTCGGCGCATGCGCCGCGCCCGAATTCGATCGCCTACACCGCGACCAAGCATGCGGTGATGGGGCTGACCAAGACCGCGGCGCTCGATGGCCGACAGTACGACATCGCCGTGGGGCAGATCGACATCGGCAACGCGCTGACCGAGCTGGCCGAGCGCATGACGCAGGGCGTGCCCCAGGCCAATGGCGAGATCGCCGTCGAGCCGACCATGGATGTGGGCGTGGTGGGCCAGTCGGTGCTGTACATGGCCAATCTTCCGCTCGAGGCCAACGTGCTGTTCCACACCGTCATGGCCACCAAGATGCCTTTCGTCGGCCGGGGCTGA
- a CDS encoding peroxiredoxin, translating into MRSSGFGVRAAFPAALVLAALFSTAAHAVLKPGDAAPTFTTQAAVAGKPFAFNLQAALQKGPVVLYFFPKAFTQGCTLEAHAFAEATPRFKALGAQVVGMSHDDIDTLQRFSEEACRDQFAVASDPQARTIQAYDAAAAANPQRADRISYVIGQDGRIKFAHVGADPVEHVGKTMAAVEQLQRGKKP; encoded by the coding sequence ATGCGCAGTTCCGGCTTTGGCGTTCGTGCCGCATTCCCCGCAGCCCTGGTGCTGGCGGCCCTGTTCTCCACGGCGGCCCATGCCGTGCTCAAGCCCGGCGACGCGGCGCCCACCTTCACCACGCAGGCCGCGGTGGCCGGCAAGCCCTTCGCGTTCAACCTGCAGGCGGCGCTGCAGAAAGGGCCGGTGGTGCTGTACTTCTTCCCCAAGGCCTTCACCCAGGGCTGCACCCTCGAAGCCCACGCGTTTGCCGAGGCCACGCCGCGGTTCAAGGCGCTGGGCGCGCAGGTGGTGGGCATGTCGCATGACGACATCGACACCCTGCAGCGTTTTTCCGAGGAAGCCTGCCGCGACCAGTTTGCCGTGGCGTCCGACCCGCAGGCGCGCACCATCCAGGCCTATGACGCGGCGGCCGCGGCCAATCCGCAGCGCGCTGACCGCATCTCCTATGTGATCGGGCAGGACGGCAGGATCAAGTTCGCGCATGTCGGGGCCGATCCCGTGGAGCATGTGGGCAAGACTATGGCCGCGGTGGAGCAACTGCAGCGCGGCAAGAAGCCCTAG
- a CDS encoding DUF4142 domain-containing protein — MKLSHFAAAAFSVAMIASAHAEVSKKDQDFMTKAAAGGMYEVAAGQLAQQKGSAEGVKSYGAMLVKDHTAANEELKSLASTKGVALPTALPTDKQARLDKIGRASNFDKEFVKEVGLDDHKKDISLFEKASKNADDADVKAFATKTLPVLKAHREHADGLRKSIK, encoded by the coding sequence ATGAAACTCAGCCATTTCGCCGCCGCCGCATTCAGCGTTGCCATGATTGCCAGCGCACACGCTGAAGTCAGCAAGAAGGACCAGGACTTCATGACCAAGGCCGCCGCGGGCGGCATGTACGAAGTCGCGGCCGGCCAGCTGGCGCAGCAAAAGGGCAGCGCGGAAGGCGTGAAGTCCTATGGCGCGATGCTGGTCAAGGACCACACTGCAGCCAACGAGGAACTCAAGAGCCTGGCGAGCACCAAGGGCGTGGCGCTGCCCACGGCGCTGCCCACCGACAAGCAGGCCCGCCTGGACAAGATCGGCCGTGCAAGCAACTTCGACAAGGAGTTCGTCAAGGAAGTCGGCCTCGACGACCACAAGAAGGACATCTCGCTGTTCGAGAAGGCCAGCAAGAACGCAGACGACGCCGACGTGAAGGCCTTTGCCACGAAGACCCTGCCGGTCCTGAAGGCCCACCGCGAGCATGCGGACGGCCTGCGCAAGTCCATCAAATAA
- a CDS encoding HD-GYP domain-containing protein: MHGLRLSELISALSHALDITEGQPQGHCTRCCWIGTQVGQRLGLAHEELWGLYYTLLLKDLGCSSNAARICELYLTNDLAFKHDFKTVGDSLPQVLNFVLSHTGLRAPLAERFRAVMNILRNGTQLADELIQTRCQRGAEIARLLRFPESVARGIYHLDEHFNGKGRPDGLGGQDIPLYSRIALLSQVVDVFHTSGGREAVMQELQRRRGQWLDPAVIDAFIEVADAGFWERLAREDIGAAVLALEPASVPVPLDEDYLDDIAAAFGQVVDSKSPYTSGHSARVALYVDLMAETMGFNEERRRWLRRGALLHDIGKLGVSNSILDKPGKLDRDEWIAVQQHAIHTETILSRIAAFGELARIAGAHHERLDGTGYPRGLDARDITLETRIITCADIFDAITAARPYRGAVPVEETLEIMDAAVGTAIDPECFAALKACIHRLPPMPS, encoded by the coding sequence ATGCATGGACTGCGCCTTTCGGAGCTAATCTCCGCCCTAAGCCACGCCCTCGATATCACCGAGGGGCAGCCCCAGGGGCACTGCACCCGCTGCTGCTGGATCGGCACGCAGGTCGGGCAGCGCCTGGGCCTGGCGCACGAGGAGCTCTGGGGCCTGTACTACACGCTGCTGCTCAAGGATCTGGGATGCAGCAGCAATGCCGCGCGCATCTGCGAGCTCTACCTGACCAACGACCTGGCGTTCAAGCACGACTTCAAGACGGTGGGCGACAGCCTGCCCCAGGTGCTGAACTTCGTGCTGTCGCATACCGGCCTGCGCGCGCCGCTGGCCGAGCGCTTTCGCGCGGTGATGAACATCCTGCGCAACGGCACGCAGCTGGCCGACGAGCTGATCCAGACGCGCTGCCAGCGCGGCGCCGAGATCGCGCGGCTGCTGCGCTTTCCCGAGTCGGTGGCGCGGGGCATCTACCATCTGGACGAGCATTTCAACGGCAAGGGCCGGCCCGACGGCCTGGGCGGGCAGGACATTCCGCTGTATTCGCGCATCGCGCTGCTGTCGCAGGTGGTCGATGTGTTCCATACCAGCGGCGGGCGCGAAGCCGTGATGCAGGAACTGCAGCGCCGGCGCGGCCAGTGGCTGGACCCGGCCGTGATCGACGCTTTCATCGAGGTGGCCGACGCCGGGTTCTGGGAACGGCTGGCCCGCGAGGACATCGGCGCCGCGGTGCTGGCGCTCGAGCCTGCCTCGGTGCCGGTGCCGCTGGATGAAGACTATCTGGACGACATCGCCGCGGCGTTCGGGCAGGTCGTCGATTCCAAGAGCCCCTACACCAGCGGGCACAGCGCGCGCGTGGCGCTCTATGTCGACCTGATGGCCGAGACCATGGGCTTCAACGAGGAGCGGCGCCGCTGGCTCAGGCGGGGCGCGCTGCTGCACGACATCGGCAAGCTCGGTGTCAGCAACAGCATCCTCGACAAACCCGGCAAGCTCGACCGTGACGAATGGATTGCGGTGCAGCAGCATGCTATCCATACCGAAACCATCCTATCGCGCATTGCCGCGTTTGGCGAGCTCGCGCGCATTGCTGGCGCGCACCACGAGCGCCTGGACGGCACCGGCTATCCCCGCGGGCTGGACGCGCGCGACATCACGCTCGAGACGCGCATCATCACCTGCGCCGACATCTTCGATGCCATCACCGCAGCCCGCCCTTACCGCGGCGCGGTGCCGGTCGAGGAAACGCTGGAAATCATGGACGCGGCCGTCGGCACCGCCATCGATCCCGAATGCTTCGCGGCGCTCAAGGCCTGCATCCACCGCCTGCCGCCGATGCCATCGTGA
- a CDS encoding iron-containing redox enzyme family protein, whose translation MYALQSPDLPISAVAPVDCPRKGTAFFPLYDRLANHIPSDQERETAAEFLRQALQDVAQQEDDLPDDPSGLTAWMEANVQKVHGQYQAYLEGRKAGSPRRYFLNRAHALYFLRNVAPTKLVDGSWLYGLCAHAGNSRLSDLVTTYVEELGDGLDDKNHVKLYRALLETYGLDPVGELPDALYQQGLVQLALGWNAQEFLPEIVGFNLAYEQLPLHLLITSYELNELGIDPYYFVLHVTVDNADTGHAKRACVAALDAAPRIDDDGDYWRRVRAGAKLGNLGVSTLDVIDGFDIENEVIAIMARKAPSGNGAHSDFCKVAGRSVNDWLSTPDAMPEFLAALEKSGWIKRNQPASESRFWQLLQGERAEMFGVFSPYELQVIHDWIRGPDSVDGAKFDKDAAPGSQTRQRSFRVEQRLKAARGAAPDRSAAGLDTDLEIFEQRYPSLDPAAKRDLLVQAMSPALHWTPVGLKATRLFLGAP comes from the coding sequence ATGTACGCCCTCCAGTCCCCCGATCTCCCGATTTCCGCCGTCGCTCCAGTGGACTGTCCCCGGAAGGGCACGGCTTTCTTCCCCCTCTACGACCGGCTGGCGAATCACATCCCCAGCGACCAGGAACGCGAGACCGCGGCCGAGTTCCTGCGCCAGGCGCTGCAGGACGTGGCGCAGCAGGAAGACGATCTGCCGGACGACCCGTCGGGCCTCACGGCCTGGATGGAAGCCAATGTCCAGAAGGTGCACGGCCAGTACCAGGCCTATCTGGAAGGGCGCAAGGCCGGCAGCCCGCGGCGCTATTTCCTCAACCGCGCCCATGCGCTGTATTTCCTGCGCAATGTCGCGCCCACCAAGCTGGTCGACGGCTCCTGGCTCTATGGCCTGTGCGCGCATGCCGGCAATTCGCGCCTGTCGGACCTGGTGACGACCTATGTCGAGGAGCTGGGCGACGGCCTGGACGACAAGAACCACGTCAAGCTCTACCGCGCGCTGCTGGAGACCTATGGGCTCGATCCCGTCGGCGAGCTGCCCGATGCGCTCTACCAGCAGGGGCTGGTGCAGCTGGCGCTGGGCTGGAACGCGCAGGAGTTCCTGCCCGAGATCGTGGGTTTCAACCTGGCCTACGAGCAGTTGCCCCTGCACCTGCTCATCACCTCCTACGAGCTCAACGAGCTGGGCATCGACCCCTACTACTTCGTGCTGCATGTCACCGTGGACAATGCCGACACCGGCCATGCCAAGCGCGCCTGCGTCGCTGCGCTCGACGCCGCGCCGCGCATCGACGACGATGGCGACTACTGGCGCCGGGTGCGCGCCGGCGCCAAGCTGGGCAACCTGGGCGTGAGCACGCTGGACGTGATCGACGGCTTCGACATCGAGAACGAGGTCATTGCCATCATGGCGCGCAAGGCCCCCTCGGGCAATGGCGCGCATTCCGACTTCTGCAAGGTGGCGGGGCGCAGCGTGAACGACTGGCTCTCGACCCCCGACGCGATGCCCGAGTTCCTCGCGGCGCTGGAGAAGTCGGGTTGGATCAAGCGCAACCAGCCGGCCAGCGAAAGCCGCTTCTGGCAGCTGCTGCAGGGCGAGCGCGCGGAGATGTTCGGCGTGTTCTCGCCCTACGAGCTGCAGGTGATCCATGACTGGATCCGCGGGCCGGACAGCGTCGATGGCGCCAAGTTCGACAAGGACGCCGCGCCCGGCAGCCAGACCCGGCAGAGGAGCTTCCGCGTGGAGCAGCGGCTCAAGGCCGCCCGCGGCGCGGCCCCCGACCGCAGCGCGGCCGGGCTCGATACCGATCTGGAGATCTTCGAGCAGCGCTATCCTTCGCTGGATCCGGCCGCCAAACGCGATCTGCTGGTGCAAGCCATGTCGCCGGCCCTGCACTGGACTCCGGTGGGCCTGAAGGCGACCCGGCTTTTTCTCGGCGCGCCCTGA
- a CDS encoding ThuA domain-containing protein has product MRKLNKKFAYAALASAMAVGLGACGGGNGDGDNAAQPQPPAVVDPTPPTGEQPQPPAVETPEVVDNSFDAYYNVCRGTNPKCYSDWGAFASTPNRVLIYSRTAGPRHANLGTPMAAGLNPPMNADNVMQAGLKRMMEEAGIQADWTEDVTVLSGRINNYKTVIFASSNRDTLWNEAVPTSNDAARTSLRNYMRRGGGFVGLHNAFGAEYNWPYYEGLLGNANFYNHGPNRDGTVQIVAQDPSTEGVSLSFPFKDEWYNLAPFPTNVKFLAKVDTSTLNPLTAAPHPGHKDFHPVAWCQYYDGGRAWLSTLGHAADHFTANSAAPGAKDFQKMVVQAVKSTMGLTEFCTSTPAAAPAAGAAAGTSTR; this is encoded by the coding sequence ATGAGAAAGCTCAACAAGAAATTTGCCTATGCCGCCCTTGCCTCGGCCATGGCGGTGGGACTGGGCGCCTGCGGCGGCGGCAACGGCGATGGCGACAACGCCGCCCAGCCGCAGCCGCCAGCGGTCGTCGACCCGACGCCGCCCACGGGCGAGCAGCCGCAGCCGCCCGCGGTGGAGACACCGGAAGTCGTCGACAACAGCTTCGATGCCTATTACAACGTCTGCCGCGGCACGAACCCAAAGTGCTACAGCGACTGGGGCGCGTTTGCCTCCACGCCCAACCGCGTGCTGATCTACTCGCGCACCGCCGGCCCGCGCCACGCCAATCTGGGCACGCCCATGGCCGCCGGGCTGAATCCTCCCATGAACGCCGACAACGTCATGCAGGCCGGCCTCAAGCGCATGATGGAGGAAGCGGGCATCCAGGCCGACTGGACCGAGGACGTCACAGTGCTCAGCGGCCGCATCAACAACTACAAGACCGTCATCTTCGCCAGCTCCAACCGCGACACGCTGTGGAACGAGGCTGTGCCCACCAGCAATGATGCGGCGCGCACCTCCCTGCGCAACTACATGCGCCGCGGCGGCGGCTTCGTCGGCCTGCACAACGCCTTCGGCGCCGAATACAACTGGCCCTACTACGAAGGTCTGCTGGGCAACGCCAACTTCTACAACCACGGCCCGAACCGCGACGGCACGGTGCAGATCGTGGCGCAGGATCCATCCACCGAGGGCGTGTCGCTGAGCTTCCCGTTCAAGGACGAGTGGTACAACCTCGCGCCCTTCCCGACCAACGTGAAGTTCCTGGCCAAGGTCGATACCTCGACGCTGAACCCGCTGACGGCCGCGCCGCATCCAGGCCACAAGGACTTCCACCCCGTCGCCTGGTGCCAGTATTACGACGGCGGCCGTGCCTGGCTGAGCACGCTGGGCCATGCCGCAGACCACTTCACCGCGAACTCCGCTGCGCCGGGCGCCAAGGACTTCCAGAAGATGGTGGTCCAGGCCGTCAAGTCGACCATGGGGTTGACCGAGTTCTGCACCAGCACCCCGGCTGCGGCTCCCGCCGCAGGTGCCGCAGCAGGTACCTCCACGCGCTGA
- a CDS encoding PQQ-binding-like beta-propeller repeat protein produces MKTRSYTLSAIAAAIICLPVVLIGCGGSDKPATAPAPAPAPTPDPAPAPTPAADLSDCCTPGDKDFPKVGGNLGNQNYSGLAALDKRNIAQLGGAWLNRVEGGLNTGTNQSTTVVVDGVIYLETALGNVVAVDGKTGVTKWKWETPYGTITRRGVGVAKELGLVYTVAPGNRLVALKIATGEVAWIKQYPSATTDANYLGAVQKVAIVYHNKRLYIGTNDGNRGAAFTADATNGEVLNVFWGIPKPGTRGSETWGGAAESDRTGATPWIHPAVDPELKMVYWTFGNVRGGSSQDGSKRPGLNLFANSIVALDSDTGEYKWHFQSVHHDIWDMDNVMSPVLADVMIGTQLRKVVIYGSKTGMYYILDRKDGSAPLGIDEIPVKQDARQATWPTQPIPRQGAWTETCVVDQQLGTAVPGDPNRAIPNYQKGCLFDPHWDIPILSVPGHGGGANWNHQSFSPKTKLVYTGYGYVGAAHSLTEASNGLRPPGTYQTGGVVAVDPSTNLVRWKKAMPYSLAHGNGILSTAGNLLFIGQPDGNLIAMDADNGNEVWRFQTGASISASPVSYEIDGEQYIAVFAGGTSIPYSDAPRGDYLWAFKVGGKVPAVEAPKPPQVRRPVSGTAVAGASLPTPYTVFLGRVQTATNAPGAAESTAVNAMTPTWMTVPLNTTVTFTNPADNKNAHCATQFFEGVFNFKLAPGESAQHRFTQPGEYFYNDCHSPRPTGKIVVSAQ; encoded by the coding sequence GTGAAGACACGTTCCTACACGCTTTCTGCGATCGCAGCGGCCATCATCTGCCTGCCCGTGGTGCTGATCGGCTGCGGCGGCAGCGACAAACCCGCCACCGCGCCGGCACCGGCGCCCGCGCCCACTCCCGACCCGGCACCGGCACCGACGCCGGCCGCCGATCTCAGCGACTGCTGCACTCCGGGCGACAAGGACTTCCCCAAGGTGGGCGGCAACCTTGGCAACCAGAACTACAGCGGCCTGGCCGCGCTGGACAAGCGCAACATCGCCCAGCTCGGCGGCGCCTGGCTCAACCGCGTCGAAGGCGGCCTGAACACCGGCACCAACCAGAGCACCACGGTGGTGGTCGATGGCGTCATCTACCTGGAAACCGCGCTGGGCAACGTGGTCGCGGTCGACGGCAAGACCGGCGTCACCAAGTGGAAATGGGAGACCCCCTACGGCACGATCACCCGCCGCGGCGTGGGCGTGGCCAAGGAGCTGGGCCTGGTCTACACCGTGGCCCCGGGCAACCGGCTGGTGGCGCTGAAGATCGCCACCGGCGAGGTCGCCTGGATCAAGCAGTACCCCAGCGCCACCACCGATGCCAACTACCTGGGCGCGGTGCAGAAGGTGGCCATCGTCTATCACAACAAGCGCCTGTACATCGGCACCAACGACGGCAACCGCGGCGCGGCCTTCACCGCCGATGCCACCAACGGCGAAGTGCTGAACGTGTTCTGGGGCATTCCCAAGCCCGGCACGCGCGGCTCCGAGACCTGGGGCGGCGCCGCCGAGTCCGACCGCACGGGCGCCACGCCCTGGATCCACCCGGCGGTCGACCCCGAGCTCAAGATGGTCTACTGGACCTTCGGCAACGTGCGCGGCGGCTCCTCGCAGGACGGCTCCAAGCGCCCGGGCCTGAACCTGTTCGCCAATTCCATCGTCGCGCTCGACTCCGACACCGGCGAGTACAAGTGGCATTTCCAGTCCGTGCACCATGACATCTGGGACATGGACAACGTGATGTCGCCGGTGCTGGCCGACGTGATGATCGGCACGCAGCTGCGCAAGGTCGTGATCTACGGCAGCAAGACCGGCATGTACTACATCCTCGACCGCAAGGACGGCTCCGCGCCGCTGGGCATCGACGAGATCCCGGTCAAGCAGGACGCGCGCCAGGCGACCTGGCCGACACAGCCGATCCCGCGCCAGGGCGCCTGGACCGAGACCTGCGTGGTCGACCAGCAACTGGGCACGGCCGTTCCGGGCGACCCGAATCGCGCCATTCCCAACTACCAGAAGGGCTGCCTGTTCGATCCGCACTGGGACATTCCGATCCTGTCGGTGCCGGGCCACGGCGGCGGCGCCAACTGGAACCACCAGTCGTTCAGCCCCAAGACCAAGCTGGTCTACACCGGCTATGGCTATGTGGGCGCGGCGCACTCGCTGACCGAGGCCAGCAACGGCCTGCGCCCGCCGGGCACCTACCAGACCGGCGGCGTCGTCGCCGTCGATCCCAGCACCAACCTCGTGCGCTGGAAGAAGGCCATGCCCTACTCGCTGGCCCACGGCAACGGCATCCTCTCGACGGCCGGCAACCTGCTGTTCATCGGCCAGCCCGACGGCAACCTGATCGCCATGGACGCGGACAACGGCAACGAGGTCTGGCGCTTCCAGACCGGCGCCTCGATCAGCGCCAGCCCGGTGAGCTACGAGATCGACGGCGAGCAGTACATCGCGGTGTTCGCGGGCGGCACGTCCATCCCCTACAGCGATGCGCCGCGCGGCGACTATCTCTGGGCCTTCAAGGTCGGCGGCAAGGTGCCGGCGGTCGAGGCGCCCAAGCCGCCGCAGGTGCGCCGTCCGGTCTCCGGCACGGCGGTGGCCGGCGCCAGCCTGCCCACGCCCTACACCGTCTTCCTGGGACGCGTGCAGACCGCCACCAACGCGCCGGGCGCGGCGGAATCCACGGCCGTCAACGCCATGACGCCCACCTGGATGACGGTGCCGCTGAACACCACCGTGACCTTCACCAACCCGGCGGACAACAAGAACGCGCATTGCGCCACGCAGTTCTTCGAAGGCGTGTTCAACTTCAAGCTGGCGCCGGGCGAGTCGGCACAGCACAGGTTCACGCAGCCCGGCGAGTACTTCTACAACGACTGCCACAGCCCGCGCCCCACCGGCAAGATTGTCGTCAGCGCGCAATGA
- a CDS encoding TIGR03915 family putative DNA repair protein — protein MAAQTLILPGDGTDFAHWRSVARWLWSQQVPPEQVVWHTEDGQREAPDLFAPPPGPSALAAPASSPERPLTVPRAWLEQAEHCLLHCDPDRFALLYRLLWRMQHEPALRHDLLDADHVQMQHWIKAVRREVHKTHAFVRFRPVALADDPVDGAGPLHVAWFEPVHHIVHAAAPFFVKRFANMRWAILTPRVSLRWWPDAPDVAALAAQGVEPDFALKPFKARPGVLSWGPGASAEDAPALDAGEGLWLTYYAHIFNPARLKVAAMCKEMPRKYWHNLPETQLISPMIQAAQARSAAMLANAPTTPQRKLPQRELPRKPAVKD, from the coding sequence ATGGCGGCGCAGACCCTGATCCTGCCCGGCGACGGCACCGACTTCGCGCATTGGCGCAGCGTTGCGCGCTGGCTGTGGTCGCAGCAGGTGCCGCCCGAACAGGTCGTCTGGCATACCGAGGATGGGCAACGCGAGGCGCCCGATCTTTTTGCGCCGCCGCCCGGGCCTTCCGCGCTGGCTGCGCCGGCATCGTCCCCCGAGCGTCCATTGACCGTGCCGCGCGCCTGGCTGGAACAAGCCGAGCATTGCCTGCTGCACTGCGACCCCGACCGCTTTGCGCTGCTCTACCGGCTGCTGTGGCGCATGCAGCATGAACCCGCGCTGCGCCACGACCTGCTCGATGCCGACCACGTGCAGATGCAACATTGGATCAAGGCCGTGCGCCGCGAGGTGCACAAGACCCATGCCTTCGTGCGCTTCAGGCCCGTGGCGCTGGCCGATGACCCGGTGGATGGCGCCGGGCCGCTGCATGTCGCCTGGTTCGAGCCGGTGCACCATATCGTGCATGCCGCGGCGCCGTTTTTCGTCAAGCGCTTCGCCAACATGCGCTGGGCCATCCTCACGCCGCGCGTCAGCCTGCGCTGGTGGCCCGATGCGCCCGACGTCGCCGCGCTGGCGGCGCAGGGCGTGGAGCCCGACTTCGCGCTCAAACCCTTCAAGGCCCGCCCCGGCGTGCTGAGCTGGGGGCCGGGCGCCAGCGCCGAGGATGCGCCCGCGTTGGACGCCGGCGAGGGCCTGTGGCTCACCTATTACGCGCATATCTTCAACCCCGCGCGGCTCAAGGTGGCGGCCATGTGCAAGGAAATGCCGCGCAAGTACTGGCACAACCTGCCCGAGACCCAGCTGATATCGCCCATGATCCAGGCGGCGCAGGCGCGCAGCGCGGCGATGCTGGCCAATGCGCCCACGACACCGCAAAGAAAGCTGCCCCAGCGAGAGCTCCCGCGCAAGCCTGCCGTGAAGGACTAG